From Candidatus Defluviilinea gracilis, a single genomic window includes:
- the hppD gene encoding 4-hydroxyphenylpyruvate dioxygenase, protein MTEEADFLQIKSVDHVHFYVGNAKHAMYYWWKAFGFKPIAYSGLETGNRDFASYVLESGQARFVVSAPYSPSSPLASHHMLHGDGVKMIALEVDDVEKAWKETTARGGKSGWTPREEKDDHGIYRTSAIYTYGETLHVFVDRGDYKGVFAPTYKPIKYEAESTGLAAIDHMVGNVQLGKMNQWVNFYHQVMGFRQLLHFDDKDISTEYSALMSKVMQNGNGRVKFPINEPAEGKRKSQIEEYLDYYLTPGVQHVAIITGDILKTVDALRSRGVEFLRVPDTYYEALPDRVGSIKEDMKAIHDLGILVDRDDEGYLLQIFTKPIQDRPTMFIEVIQRHGAKGFGKGNFKALFESIEVEQERRGNL, encoded by the coding sequence ATGACAGAAGAGGCGGACTTTCTTCAGATCAAATCCGTTGACCATGTTCATTTTTATGTGGGTAACGCCAAGCACGCCATGTATTATTGGTGGAAGGCATTCGGCTTCAAGCCCATTGCGTATTCGGGACTTGAAACAGGCAACCGCGACTTTGCTTCGTATGTGTTGGAATCGGGGCAGGCGCGGTTTGTTGTTTCCGCGCCCTATTCGCCGTCCAGCCCGCTTGCATCGCATCACATGCTGCATGGCGACGGCGTGAAGATGATCGCGCTCGAAGTGGACGATGTGGAAAAAGCATGGAAGGAAACCACCGCGCGCGGCGGAAAATCGGGATGGACTCCGCGCGAAGAGAAAGACGATCACGGCATCTATCGCACCTCCGCGATCTACACCTACGGCGAAACTCTGCATGTGTTCGTTGATCGCGGCGATTACAAAGGCGTGTTCGCGCCGACGTATAAGCCGATCAAATACGAAGCCGAGTCAACGGGACTCGCCGCAATCGATCACATGGTCGGCAATGTGCAACTCGGCAAGATGAATCAATGGGTGAATTTTTATCATCAGGTGATGGGCTTCCGCCAATTGCTTCATTTCGACGACAAAGATATTTCCACCGAATATTCCGCGCTCATGTCGAAGGTAATGCAAAACGGAAACGGGCGCGTCAAGTTCCCGATCAACGAACCCGCCGAGGGCAAACGCAAAAGCCAGATCGAAGAATATCTCGATTATTATTTGACGCCCGGCGTGCAACACGTCGCCATCATCACGGGCGATATCCTCAAGACCGTTGACGCCCTCCGCAGTCGCGGCGTGGAATTTTTGCGCGTGCCAGACACCTATTACGAGGCGTTGCCCGACCGCGTCGGCTCGATCAAAGAGGACATGAAAGCCATCCACGATCTTGGCATCCTCGTTGACCGCGACGACGAAGGCTACCTCTTGCAGATCTTCACCAAGCCCATCCAAGACCGCCCGACGATGTTCATCGAAGTGATCCAACGTCACGGCGCGAAAGGATTCGGCAAGGGTAACTTCAAAGCGCTGTTCGAGTCGATTGAAGTGGAACAGGAACGACGAGGCAATCTATAG
- a CDS encoding homogentisate 1,2-dioxygenase codes for MPFYQKLGQIPHKRHVQFRKPNGELYREELMGLEGFSSLQSILYHNFIPARVKHTEDLGSRLPETVEFGPIRHRAFKTADAPLGGDAVSARIPLLANKDVILGVARASKSMDYFYRNAQAYETWWVHEGSGVLKSQFGNLKFRKGDYIVIPFGTTWQMHIDGSEARFFTIENPSQIEPPKRYRNNFGQMLEHAPYCERDIRTPEELETHTERGDFEVRVKVRDRLSKHILDYHPFDVVGWDGYLYPWIFNIEDFEPITGRVHQPPPVHQTFDAHNFVVCSFVPRLFDYHPLAIPAPYNHSNVNSDEVIYYAEGNFMSRKGIDRSDISMHPYGLAHGPQPGMTEASIGAKETKELAVMVDTFYPLHLTKDALEFEKPEYQSTWMEGTGE; via the coding sequence ATGCCCTTCTATCAAAAACTCGGACAAATCCCACACAAGCGGCACGTGCAATTCAGAAAACCGAACGGCGAACTGTACCGCGAAGAACTGATGGGACTGGAGGGATTCTCATCCCTGCAATCCATCCTCTATCACAACTTCATCCCGGCGCGCGTCAAACACACCGAAGACCTCGGCTCGCGTCTGCCTGAAACCGTGGAGTTTGGTCCCATCCGTCATCGCGCGTTCAAGACTGCCGATGCGCCTCTTGGCGGCGACGCGGTCTCCGCGCGGATTCCGCTTCTCGCCAACAAGGATGTGATCCTCGGCGTGGCGCGCGCGTCGAAGAGCATGGATTATTTCTATCGCAACGCGCAGGCATACGAAACGTGGTGGGTGCATGAAGGAAGCGGCGTGTTGAAATCGCAGTTTGGGAATCTCAAATTCCGCAAAGGCGATTACATCGTGATCCCGTTCGGCACGACGTGGCAAATGCACATTGACGGAAGCGAGGCGCGTTTCTTCACCATCGAGAACCCATCGCAGATCGAGCCGCCGAAACGCTACCGAAACAATTTCGGTCAAATGCTCGAACACGCGCCGTACTGTGAACGCGACATCCGCACGCCCGAAGAACTTGAAACGCACACCGAACGCGGCGACTTTGAAGTGCGCGTGAAAGTGCGCGATCGCCTATCGAAACACATTTTGGATTATCACCCCTTCGACGTTGTCGGCTGGGACGGCTATCTCTACCCGTGGATCTTCAACATCGAAGATTTCGAGCCGATCACGGGACGAGTCCACCAGCCGCCGCCCGTTCATCAGACCTTCGACGCGCATAACTTCGTCGTCTGCTCGTTCGTCCCGCGACTATTCGACTATCATCCGCTCGCCATCCCCGCGCCGTACAATCACTCGAACGTCAACTCGGATGAGGTGATCTATTATGCCGAGGGCAACTTCATGTCGCGCAAAGGCATTGACCGCAGTGACATTTCCATGCACCCCTACGGCTTGGCGCACGGTCCGCAACCCGGCATGACCGAAGCCTCCATCGGCGCGAAAGAAACGAAAGAGTTAGCCGTGATGGTGGATACGTTTTATCCGCTGCATCTCACGAAGGACGCGCTCGAATTCGAGAAGCCCGAGTATCAGTCCACGTGGATGGAAGGAACCGGAGAATAA
- a CDS encoding alpha/beta fold hydrolase: MKKLRAMNFILLTGFLLLNSCGTTSNASFPTSEVASATSTPPPPTQTPPPTSTFTASPTATPIPHPLSIDAMRARDYPGSDVVIETTLDPGVNYNRFIVSYLSEGLKIYALMTVPTGEKPADGWPVVIFNHGYIPPDVYVTTERYVAYVDLIARNGYIVFRSDYRGHGNSEGEARGAYSNPDYTVDILNAVASMKKYPGADPNRIGMWGHSMGGYITLRSMVITKDIKAGVIWAGVVGSYPDLLYNWRRGTGASPDSAPRPGSWRSTYVDQFGSPEQNPVFWNSISANSYLADISGPIQLHHGTNDTDVPLLFSENLFFQMLDAQQYVELYKYEGDNHNISNYFSTAMQRTIEFFDRYLK, translated from the coding sequence ATGAAAAAATTACGCGCCATGAATTTCATTCTCCTGACGGGCTTCCTCCTCTTGAACTCCTGCGGGACGACAAGCAACGCTTCCTTTCCGACAAGTGAAGTTGCTTCAGCCACCTCGACCCCTCCGCCGCCCACACAAACACCCCCGCCAACCTCCACATTCACCGCCTCCCCAACCGCCACACCCATCCCGCATCCGCTATCGATCGATGCCATGCGCGCGCGCGACTACCCCGGCAGTGACGTCGTGATCGAAACCACGCTCGACCCCGGCGTAAACTACAACCGCTTCATCGTCTCCTACCTCTCCGAGGGACTCAAAATCTACGCGCTGATGACCGTGCCCACCGGCGAAAAACCCGCCGATGGCTGGCCCGTTGTAATCTTCAACCATGGATACATTCCCCCGGACGTGTACGTCACCACCGAACGGTACGTCGCATACGTTGACCTGATCGCGCGCAACGGATACATCGTCTTCCGCTCCGATTATCGCGGACACGGCAACTCAGAAGGCGAAGCGCGCGGCGCGTACAGCAACCCCGATTACACCGTAGATATTTTGAACGCCGTCGCATCCATGAAAAAATATCCCGGCGCCGACCCGAATCGCATCGGCATGTGGGGACACTCCATGGGCGGCTACATCACCTTGCGCTCCATGGTTATCACGAAGGATATCAAAGCCGGCGTGATCTGGGCTGGCGTGGTCGGTTCATATCCCGACCTTCTATACAACTGGCGTCGCGGAACAGGCGCCTCCCCCGACTCGGCGCCGCGCCCGGGTTCGTGGCGATCTACCTACGTAGATCAGTTTGGCTCGCCGGAACAAAACCCGGTGTTTTGGAATTCCATCTCGGCAAACTCATATCTCGCCGACATCTCCGGTCCGATCCAATTGCACCATGGCACAAACGACACGGACGTGCCGCTGTTATTTTCGGAAAACCTTTTCTTTCAAATGCTGGACGCCCAACAATATGTGGAACTGTACAAGTACGAGGGCGATAACCACAACATCTCGAACTACTTTAGCACGGCAATGCAACGGACCATCGAGTTCTTTGATCGGTACTTGAAATAA
- a CDS encoding YbaK/EbsC family protein, whose translation MSTLSPSAQKIQDLLNSLGYNYTVIEHAESTRTAQEAADRAGCELGQIVKSLIFKGKESHKPILVLTSGANRVDEKRISEYAGETIGKADADFARTVTGFAIGGVPPIGHTQQIETYLDEDFLQYEKVWAAAGTPNAIFELRTDDLQKMTDGKVSRVKP comes from the coding sequence ATGTCAACTCTCTCCCCCTCCGCTCAAAAAATTCAAGACCTGCTCAACTCGCTTGGCTACAACTACACCGTGATCGAACACGCCGAGTCCACGCGCACGGCGCAAGAAGCCGCAGACCGCGCGGGATGCGAACTCGGTCAGATCGTGAAGTCGCTGATCTTCAAGGGCAAAGAGTCGCACAAGCCGATCCTCGTCCTCACCAGCGGCGCGAACCGCGTGGACGAAAAACGCATCAGCGAGTACGCGGGCGAGACCATCGGCAAAGCGGACGCTGATTTCGCGCGAACCGTCACTGGCTTTGCCATCGGCGGCGTGCCTCCCATCGGTCATACTCAACAAATTGAAACGTACCTCGATGAAGATTTCCTGCAATACGAAAAAGTTTGGGCGGCGGCGGGGACTCCCAACGCGATCTTTGAATTGAGAACGGACGACCTGCAAAAGATGACGGATGGAAAAGTCAGCCGCGTCAAGCCGTGA
- a CDS encoding deoxynucleoside kinase, whose product MRKLISVIGASGVGKTTFVNALAKTGLFATAFEQHAERPFQSLFKQDNKYALANQMDYLLLRAEQEKQLRAGDKTGLMDGGLDLDFHGFTRLFHRRGLLANPEFDLCLRLYSLCREFLPPPDLIVVLSAPQKIIEGRLASRRRINIASAQDAESMEGFIREWLESISPEKILRIDASNEDENYYGAARQLLERIS is encoded by the coding sequence ATGCGGAAACTCATCTCAGTCATCGGCGCGAGCGGCGTGGGCAAGACGACCTTCGTCAACGCGCTGGCAAAAACGGGATTGTTCGCGACGGCATTCGAACAACATGCCGAGCGTCCGTTTCAGTCGCTGTTCAAGCAGGATAACAAATACGCGCTCGCCAACCAAATGGATTATTTGCTCTTACGCGCCGAACAGGAAAAGCAACTTCGCGCGGGCGATAAAACTGGATTGATGGATGGCGGACTCGACCTCGACTTCCACGGATTCACCCGCCTCTTTCACCGCCGCGGCTTGCTCGCTAACCCTGAATTTGATCTGTGCCTTCGGCTTTATTCGCTCTGCCGCGAGTTCCTTCCACCGCCCGATCTCATCGTCGTGCTGAGCGCGCCGCAAAAAATAATCGAGGGGCGACTCGCCTCCCGCAGGCGCATCAACATCGCGTCGGCGCAAGATGCGGAATCGATGGAGGGATTCATCCGCGAATGGCTGGAGTCAATTTCCCCGGAAAAAATCCTGCGCATTGACGCATCCAATGAAGATGAAAACTACTACGGCGCGGCGAGACAGTTGCTCGAGCGAATTTCTTAG
- a CDS encoding methyltransferase domain-containing protein, which produces MSDEQQRKIYQTDGDRYEALIAREDYQSNILKAIEEIISPDGLDILDLGAGTGRLTLLLAPRARSIRAFDISSEMLRVCRQRLAASELSNWQVDIADHRKLPITNHSADLAVSGWSVSYLAVWNQESGARELENWLEEMRRVLRKDGTIILFESLGTGNESPIRLEHVESTYQWLDANGFQSKWIRTDYKFESLEEAEELSRFFFGDELGEKVSQNEWIVLPECTGVWWL; this is translated from the coding sequence ATGAGTGACGAACAACAAAGAAAAATCTACCAAACAGATGGGGATCGTTACGAAGCCTTAATTGCGCGGGAGGATTATCAAAGCAATATCTTGAAAGCAATCGAAGAAATTATCAGCCCCGACGGCTTGGACATCCTCGATCTCGGCGCGGGGACGGGACGGTTGACGCTCCTGCTTGCGCCTCGCGCAAGATCGATCCGCGCGTTCGATATTTCAAGCGAAATGTTGCGTGTCTGCCGCCAGCGACTCGCAGCAAGCGAATTGTCCAACTGGCAGGTAGATATCGCCGACCACAGAAAATTGCCAATTACTAATCACTCTGCTGATCTCGCCGTCTCTGGCTGGAGCGTGAGTTATCTTGCGGTGTGGAATCAGGAATCAGGCGCTAGAGAATTGGAGAATTGGTTGGAGGAGATGAGGCGCGTATTGCGCAAAGATGGGACGATCATCCTGTTCGAGTCGCTTGGCACAGGCAACGAGAGTCCGATTCGGCTGGAGCATGTCGAGTCTACCTATCAATGGCTGGATGCGAATGGATTCCAAAGCAAATGGATTCGCACCGATTACAAATTTGAATCGCTGGAGGAAGCCGAAGAGTTGTCGCGCTTCTTCTTCGGCGATGAGTTGGGAGAAAAAGTCAGCCAGAACGAATGGATCGTCCTGCCTGAGTGTACCGGGGTGTGGTGGTTGTAA
- a CDS encoding DUF4230 domain-containing protein, with product MSDTTIIVISILVFLLILFAGTAWLVFVYFPKKTLSVANELAETVKNTLGLTPQVTINQKIIYKRTNEILQLAMIEQDYDVEYETSDKLLGSEKRIHLRGMYRAKIGFDLQKGFNIEVHRGGFLKPGQVILQLPRAEILSVEPLDIQKTSSSGLINWVLSKDIENATKELNALALDKASKLEMLDDAEKRIENRLNEALLPRLVNYQLTHEVKFLELGTGG from the coding sequence ATGAGCGACACAACCATCATCGTCATCAGTATCCTCGTCTTCCTGCTCATCCTATTCGCAGGGACGGCATGGCTGGTGTTCGTCTATTTCCCCAAAAAGACTTTATCGGTTGCCAACGAACTGGCTGAGACTGTAAAGAACACGTTGGGGCTGACGCCGCAGGTGACCATCAACCAGAAGATCATCTACAAACGGACGAATGAAATCCTACAGTTGGCGATGATCGAGCAGGATTACGATGTCGAATATGAGACCAGCGACAAACTGCTAGGAAGCGAAAAACGGATTCACCTGCGCGGCATGTACCGGGCAAAGATCGGATTCGATCTGCAAAAGGGATTCAACATCGAAGTCCATCGCGGAGGATTTCTCAAGCCGGGTCAAGTCATCTTGCAACTTCCGCGCGCCGAGATTCTCTCCGTCGAACCGCTGGACATACAAAAGACATCTTCCTCAGGTCTGATCAACTGGGTTTTGAGCAAGGATATTGAGAACGCCACAAAAGAACTCAATGCTCTGGCGTTGGATAAAGCCTCCAAACTGGAAATGCTCGATGACGCCGAAAAACGGATCGAAAACCGATTGAACGAAGCGCTCCTGCCGAGGCTGGTCAATTACCAGCTCACGCATGAGGTCAAGTTTCTTGAATTGGGGACTGGCGGGTGA
- a CDS encoding pirin family protein, translated as MNNPRKISRIIEPQVTIEGAGVRLLRSFGPKVSNLFDPFLLFDHFAFNDPLEGPLRGFPYHPHRGIETVTYMLEGSTAHRDSLGNEGTIGPGDVQWMSSGRGILHEEMPRRGESGNIYGFQLWVNLPSHLKMSEPRYQEVNASTIPTFEKDGVRIRVVAGTVDGVNGPVEDISASPLYLDVELAPASVWHFPIPSGHTAVAYVFHGEGVFGEDTVNATHMLKFSDEGDHITVKTENDSVRFMLIAGAPFKEPIVPYGPFVMNTLEEIQETLKELRNGTFIK; from the coding sequence ATGAACAACCCACGAAAAATCTCACGGATTATCGAACCGCAGGTCACCATCGAAGGCGCGGGCGTGCGCTTACTTCGCTCGTTCGGTCCGAAGGTCAGCAACCTGTTCGACCCATTCCTGCTCTTCGATCACTTCGCCTTCAACGATCCGCTCGAAGGACCCCTGCGCGGCTTCCCATATCATCCGCATCGCGGCATCGAAACCGTCACCTACATGCTCGAAGGCTCCACCGCGCACCGCGACAGCCTCGGCAACGAAGGCACCATCGGTCCCGGCGACGTGCAATGGATGAGTTCCGGTCGCGGCATCCTCCACGAAGAAATGCCCCGTCGCGGCGAAAGCGGCAATATCTACGGCTTCCAACTCTGGGTCAACCTCCCCTCGCATCTCAAAATGTCTGAGCCGCGCTATCAGGAAGTGAACGCGTCAACGATTCCAACATTTGAAAAGGATGGAGTCAGAATCCGCGTCGTCGCTGGGACGGTGGACGGAGTCAACGGACCCGTCGAAGACATCTCCGCCTCGCCTCTTTATCTCGACGTGGAGCTGGCTCCCGCCTCCGTCTGGCATTTCCCCATCCCCAGCGGACACACCGCAGTGGCGTACGTTTTCCACGGCGAAGGCGTGTTCGGCGAAGACACAGTTAACGCCACTCACATGCTCAAGTTTTCAGACGAGGGCGATCACATCACGGTCAAAACAGAAAACGACTCCGTCCGCTTCATGCTCATCGCGGGCGCGCCGTTCAAAGAACCCATCGTGCCATACGGTCCGTTCGTGATGAATACATTGGAAGAGATTCAAGAAACGTTGAAAGAACTGCGCAACGGGACCTTCATAAAATAA
- a CDS encoding matrixin family metalloprotease translates to MRLPKRLNFFKGMIALALVSLACGNFSTSASEPEYRYDDLPAPGNESAAFSEYRAIAQWNKFEIAYVFVNGTSALSGNEEQDVVRQAFAMWARSTPLTFTEVAGSSQADIVIGWAEGEHGDGDPFDGSGDVLAHASFPNPYEDRQVFLHFDDAERWVNSDSRNVDLLTVAAHEIGHTLGLGHSDDPNALMYPSYSGPHRFLGNDDIAGAQSLYGVASAPPPAPDVPAEDAPPPSAEDDSDQDGISDRDEVLVTGTNPNTADSDNDGLNDGVEVVNRMNPLDADMDRDGVNDGQEVAAGTNPFFPEQADVSPELEEEVSEFLTEAIELQIRAYRNSDAAIASSIMAGDILENLFAEIDALNQQGLVSISEVDYYNSFIHDIRVVSDTRLEVDTCEVWTITVYQSADGQAVSSDGPRLLPQTITIQKLNAGWFITSVIFFDAPAFCN, encoded by the coding sequence ATGCGCCTGCCCAAACGCTTGAATTTTTTCAAGGGAATGATCGCACTCGCCCTTGTTTCGCTTGCCTGCGGAAACTTCTCAACTTCCGCTTCCGAACCTGAATATCGCTACGACGATCTGCCCGCCCCCGGAAATGAAAGCGCGGCATTCTCTGAGTATCGCGCCATCGCACAATGGAACAAATTCGAGATCGCCTATGTCTTCGTCAACGGGACAAGCGCGTTATCCGGCAACGAGGAACAAGATGTGGTGCGGCAGGCTTTCGCGATGTGGGCGCGATCTACGCCGCTCACCTTTACCGAAGTTGCCGGCAGTTCGCAAGCAGATATTGTCATCGGCTGGGCAGAAGGCGAACACGGAGACGGCGACCCGTTTGACGGGTCGGGCGACGTGTTGGCGCACGCCTCCTTCCCCAATCCTTACGAAGACCGCCAGGTGTTCCTGCATTTCGACGATGCGGAACGCTGGGTAAACAGCGACTCGCGCAACGTGGACTTGCTCACCGTTGCCGCGCACGAGATCGGTCACACTTTGGGGCTGGGTCACAGCGACGATCCCAACGCGTTGATGTATCCCAGTTACAGCGGACCGCATCGCTTCCTCGGGAACGACGATATCGCCGGCGCGCAAAGCCTGTACGGGGTGGCAAGCGCTCCACCGCCTGCGCCAGATGTCCCTGCGGAAGATGCGCCGCCTCCCAGCGCGGAGGACGATTCGGACCAGGATGGAATCTCCGACCGCGACGAAGTTCTCGTCACCGGCACCAATCCCAACACTGCGGACAGCGACAACGACGGCTTAAACGACGGCGTGGAAGTCGTCAACCGCATGAACCCGCTGGACGCAGACATGGATCGTGACGGCGTGAACGACGGGCAGGAGGTTGCCGCCGGCACGAATCCATTCTTCCCCGAGCAGGCGGATGTGTCGCCGGAACTTGAAGAGGAAGTCAGCGAATTCTTAACCGAAGCCATCGAGTTGCAGATTCGGGCGTATCGCAACAGCGACGCGGCGATCGCCTCCTCGATTATGGCGGGCGATATTCTCGAAAATCTATTTGCCGAAATCGATGCGCTCAACCAGCAAGGATTGGTTTCGATCTCCGAGGTCGATTACTACAACAGTTTCATTCACGACATCCGCGTAGTCAGCGACACGCGCCTCGAAGTGGACACCTGCGAAGTGTGGACGATCACGGTCTATCAAAGCGCGGATGGGCAAGCGGTTTCGAGCGACGGTCCCAGGTTGTTGCCGCAGACGATCACGATTCAAAAACTGAACGCGGGCTGGTTCATCACCTCGGTGATTTTTTTTGACGCGCCGGCGTTTTGCAATTAA
- a CDS encoding fumarylacetoacetate hydrolase family protein yields MKFATVSTLRATTQPAIVVDDRVHTLPYPDMLAVIAAGAGAASQKAAKESLALDEVKFLSPIHPKTLRDAYAFETHVKTANRNRGQDVPENWYKFPVFYFSNPTNDFGHDDVIPHPAYTNAIDFELEIAVIIGKAGMNIKAEDAPKHIFGYTIFNDWSARDLQVQEMRVNFGPVKSKDFASSYGPVIVTHESLADKATTRPGVYDLLMTAKINGTEVSRGNFNDIYWSFGDIIARASESVMLQPGDVIGSGTVGTGCLYELTKNQGPWLNEGDVVELEVERIGLLRNTVGAKG; encoded by the coding sequence ATGAAATTTGCCACCGTCAGCACGCTTCGCGCCACGACCCAGCCTGCCATCGTCGTGGACGACCGCGTCCACACCCTGCCCTACCCCGACATGCTCGCGGTGATCGCCGCGGGCGCGGGAGCCGCATCGCAGAAAGCCGCAAAGGAATCACTCGCGCTGGATGAGGTGAAATTCCTCTCGCCGATCCATCCCAAAACCTTGCGCGATGCGTATGCCTTTGAAACCCACGTCAAAACCGCGAACCGTAATCGCGGACAAGATGTGCCAGAGAATTGGTATAAGTTCCCGGTCTTTTATTTCTCGAACCCCACCAACGATTTCGGGCATGATGACGTGATTCCCCATCCAGCCTACACCAACGCCATTGACTTTGAATTGGAGATCGCGGTGATCATCGGCAAGGCGGGCATGAACATCAAAGCAGAGGATGCCCCAAAGCATATCTTCGGCTATACCATTTTCAACGACTGGTCGGCGCGCGACCTGCAAGTGCAAGAGATGAGGGTCAACTTCGGTCCGGTCAAATCGAAAGATTTCGCCTCCTCCTACGGACCGGTCATCGTCACTCACGAATCGCTTGCCGATAAAGCAACAACACGACCGGGCGTGTACGACCTATTGATGACCGCCAAGATCAACGGCACAGAAGTCTCACGCGGCAACTTCAACGATATTTACTGGTCATTCGGAGATATCATCGCCCGCGCGTCCGAATCGGTTATGCTCCAACCAGGCGATGTGATCGGCTCCGGCACTGTGGGTACAGGGTGTTTGTATGAGTTGACCAAGAACCAAGGTCCGTGGCTGAACGAGGGCGATGTGGTCGAATTAGAAGTTGAGCGCATTGGTTTGTTACGAAACACGGTCGGCGCGAAAGGATAA
- a CDS encoding NUDIX domain-containing protein yields the protein MTQVLYGDRLGKQGQLRLGTSAILFDENQRVLLTCRTDNGQWCLPGGAMDSGESAAEACIREVWEETSLHVRVKRLVGVYSDPNQLVIYPDANKVFVVALSFEVAIVGGELGLSNETTDAGFFSVTEMDALTMLGNHKLRVEDALMNRAEAFVK from the coding sequence ATGACTCAAGTCCTCTACGGCGACCGCCTCGGCAAACAGGGGCAACTCCGACTCGGCACTTCAGCCATCCTCTTCGATGAAAACCAGCGCGTCCTGCTCACGTGCCGCACGGACAATGGTCAGTGGTGCCTGCCCGGCGGCGCAATGGATTCAGGCGAGAGCGCGGCTGAGGCTTGTATCCGCGAGGTGTGGGAGGAGACAAGCCTCCACGTCCGCGTGAAGCGTTTGGTCGGCGTGTACAGCGATCCGAATCAACTCGTCATCTATCCCGATGCGAATAAAGTTTTCGTCGTCGCGTTATCGTTCGAAGTGGCGATCGTCGGCGGCGAATTGGGCTTGAGCAACGAGACAACCGACGCGGGGTTTTTCTCGGTAACTGAGATGGACGCACTGACGATGCTTGGAAATCACAAGTTGCGCGTGGAAGACGCGTTGATGAACCGGGCTGAGGCGTTCGTCAAATAA
- a CDS encoding PIN domain-containing protein: MTRIYLDNCVLNRPFDDQSQERIRLETEAIVLLLSRVERKEWTWLGSEALGIEIDRTPDVDQQSRLKRVVKFVNSVIEISDTVLARARELQTVGFVGFDAVHLACAEKGKADIFLTTDDRLLKTAKRLSKKLLVEVKNPLDWMKEKIE, encoded by the coding sequence GTGACTAGAATCTATCTCGATAACTGTGTGCTTAATCGTCCATTTGACGATCAAAGTCAGGAGCGGATTCGGCTTGAGACCGAGGCGATTGTACTCCTTCTTTCACGTGTGGAACGAAAAGAATGGACATGGCTCGGCAGTGAAGCATTGGGGATCGAGATTGATCGCACGCCCGACGTTGACCAACAATCACGATTGAAACGTGTTGTTAAATTCGTCAATTCTGTTATCGAGATCAGTGACACAGTTCTGGCGCGCGCTCGTGAATTGCAGACGGTAGGTTTTGTGGGCTTTGATGCAGTTCATCTGGCTTGTGCGGAAAAGGGTAAAGCGGATATTTTTCTTACCACAGATGACCGCTTGCTCAAGACGGCAAAACGCTTGTCGAAGAAATTACTTGTAGAAGTTAAAAACCCTTTGGATTGGATGAAGGAGAAAATCGAATGA